The Streptomyces rimosus genomic interval TCGAACTGCTGCGGTGCTTACTGATGCGCTCGCCCCGAAGGTGGCAGCAGGCGGGCGTGCGGTACGAGCTCCACAAGAGCTGCGGGTCCAACTGCGGGCAGTCACACACGAATGCACAACGCATTCCTCCAACTCGCCCACTGGATGGCCCTGGCCACCTGGTCAGTGCGCGGCCGGGTACCCGTTCGCAACTCCCGAAATAGGTTTCACTTTCCCCTTCTCTGAAGCACGACGTACCGAGCCGACCGGTCCGTCACACCCACCCGTCGCCCGAAAACAGGACGGTCCGCCGGACTGGCCCAGGGCATTCGGTTGACCGAAAGCTCGCAGCAACGAGCAAGCCGCACTGCCCTGCGCGGCGAGATGCCTGCTGTGGCTTCACACGGAAAAGAAGAGCGATCTCTACGCCACTCCCCCAGCCCCGTGTCCGGATGTCACCGCCAGGCGCCGCCCAAATCAGCTGGCGATCTCCCCTCAGGAGAGAAATACACGATCAGCGGGGCCGGGTTCACCGTCGCCCAGTGGTCGCTTCGATCAATTCGTGGGCGAGGTCGAAGCGGACGCCGTCGGGGTTGCGCAATTCCTCCGCTGCGTACCATGAGGCGTCGGCCTCCGGGTGGGGGCCGCTGACCCCGACCCGGCCCTTGCCGTACGGGGCGACGACCACGGCGGCGGCCCCGCTCTCGTAGGTCGCCAGGACGGTGGCGTCGGCGCCGTCGTCGAGGAGGAAAGCCGGCCCGTCCTGGAAGTACATATGCCGCGGCTTGCCTTGCCAGTCCACTTTCACCACGGTGTCACGGTCGTCGGGGACCGATGAGCCGGGCGAACCGGCGTACCCGTACGTGTCGCCTGGCAGCAGGTCGAAGCCCGGATCGCGCCCGGCTAGGTAGCCACCGAAGCACAGACCCAGATAGCTGCCGCCCGCCCGGATCCAGTCGCGGACCACATCGGCGGAATCGCGCAGGTCCCGCCAGGTTCTCGCCAGATCGGCACCACCCCCGGGCTGGACGTACAGCTGCGCCGCAGCCAAAGCGGAGGCGGTCAGAGGCTTTCCGGTGCCGGGGCCCACGTACGTGACCTCGAACGGCCGCGGTGCCCGGCGCAGCAAGTCGGCCACTGCCGGCGCGCAATCGGTGCAGCCCTGTGGGCCGTTGTAGACCAGCGCGAGCGGCGGTCGGGCTTTCCGCTCGTCGGCATCCGACCGGGCGCAGCCGGTGACCAGCAGGGCGGCGGCCGGGAGAATGCCGAAGAGCAGCCGACGCCGGTCCATAACGGCCGCGCGTGGGCCGACGCTCGATTCCCTGTCGGGCATGGTCCGCTCCCCCTCGCGATGTCCTGGCAGTGCTACGGCAGTGACAACTGACCCCGCTGCCTGATGCCGCACCCGACCATCTTCGTCGTCCTGGGCCGGGGCTTGGTGCCAGGTCGGCCGTTCCTCCCTAGTCCGGCCTCTGGCGGACGTGGTGCGCGATCGCCGCGTCGTCATTCGCGTCGTACGTCTCGTTGATCAGCGTTGCGAACGTCCTCACGACGGCATCGCGCTTGATTTTGCCGTTCGCGGTCCGCTCACCGCGCTCGGCTTCCAAATGCCGCGGCGGAACGCGGAAGTCCTTCAGCCGGACGCGGGCTGACTTCCGTACGGGGATACGGGCGTTTCCGTACGGGGGTACGGATGCTGCCGGCCGGTCAGGCGGGCGGGGCCGGCCGGGGTGATCCGGGGAGCAGTGGGCGCATGAATGTGCGCTCATAGCGCAGTACGCAACCGCTCTCGTCCCTGATCCGGTCCGCGTCGATGAACTCGGCGTCCTTGCCGAACAGGGATCGGTACTCCTCGTAGGCAGCGAGGCTGGGAAAGCTGAACAGGGCGAGTGCCTTGTCACTGGCCCCTTCCGCCGGCAGGAAGTATCCGTGGTGCGTGCCACCGTGCTTGTCCACCAGTTCCATCCAGCGGCGACCGAATCGCTCGAAGGATTCGGTCTTCGCCGGATCGATCACGTATTCCACCACGCAAGTAATCACGTTTCGAGGCTAACGCGCGAGGAAGAGGACCGGGGCCTGCCACACCCGCTACGCGCCCGCACGCCCAGGTCGCGCCCGTAGCCGGAGTCCCGCCGCGCCGTCACCCGTCGGACGAGGAAGAGGCCCGCTCCTCGCCACCGCAGGACGCGCGGACCGCCAGGGTCGGCCACAGCTCAAGGCAGTGAGTGGGGCGTTTCGTCGGATCGGCCATACGTGCCAAGACCGTTTCGGCGGCCTGTGAGCCGAGTCGGCGTCTCTGTGTGCGCACTGCGGTCAAGGGCGGGCCGGAGGCCGCGGCGACTTCGTCGTCGTACGACACGACGGCCAGGCCCCCGCGCACGGTGAGGCCGCGGTCCGGAGCCCGTTCCACCATGCCGATGGCCTCGCTGTCGGAGTGGACGAACAGGGCCTTGCTCCGGCCTCTCGGCAGCGTCGCAGCACGGTGTCGTAGGCGTCCGCCCAGCCTGCCGATCCGTAAGGGAGGACCCCGAAGCGGAGGCCATCAGGAGCGGCAAGGGAAAGGGAGACGCTTGTTTCCCGCCGCCCTGCGTCCGGTGCCTGCGTGGTCGGGCTGAAGCGTGCGGTGACGAACGCGATGCGGCGGTGTCCGAGTGTGACCAAGTGGTTATCCGCCCCCACTCACCCCGTCCGCCGCCGCCACATGGGCCCCACCTCACCCCACTCCCTCTCCCAGGCGTCCAAACGCCGGCGCTCCAGAATGCGGCGGATCCACCACGCGACTGAGAAGACGGCCGTGCCCGTGCCCGTTGCGGCCCATATTCCGGTTGCCGTGGCCGTGGACAGGGCGTCGTTGTGGTCGAGGGGTTTCTCGGTGAGGCGGCCGTTGTGCAGGACCCATACCGTGATGCGGGTGCCTTTTCGTTGGCCGGCGCTCACTTTTGTATCTCCGGTGTGGAACGAACCGTCCGGCGCTTTCCAGCGGACCTTTGTCGGGTATCCGCCGTCCGCTGCGCCGGCCTGCTGGGATCTGCGTGCCGTTACGTCCTGCATCAGCACCGCCGGCACCGGATGGCGTGTCCGCTGCTGCTCCCGTACGGTCCGGCTCTGTGTCTCGTAGGCCCAGGATGCTGCGCCGAAGCCTGCTGCCGGGGCGCCGACGGCCAGTAGCAGTGCGGTCAACAGGCCGAGCCAGGCTTCGAGAACGTCCACCCTGCGGCGCAACGGGTTACGGCGCCAGCGCCACCACCTTTTCGCGGTGCGCATGGGGCGACACCTCCTTCGGCATGCACGAGGTGGTGACCGGCGGCGTGGAGGAGCGGGCCGGCTCGTCAGGCGGGCTGGAGCGGGATGCGCCAGGTGACGCGGGTTCCGTGCGTGCCGGTTGGCCCCCGGTCCTGGACGTCTGCCTGTCCGCCGAGGAGTTCGGCTCGCTGCTGGATGTTGCCCAGTCCACTGCCCGCGGCGCTGCCGCCGATACCGGTTCCGTCATCGACGACCTCCAGGACCACCTCGTCGGCGACGCTGAGCGTGATGTCCGCGTGCCGGGCGTCCGCGTGCCGGGCGACATTGCTGAGGACTTCCGCCAGCACGGCCAGGACGTGTTCACCGGCCGCTGCCGGAATGTCGGTGTCGATGCGGCCCTCCGTCTTCAGCGAAGGGGAGAAGCCGAGCGGTTCCGCGGCGGCCGTGACCACGTCGGCGACCAGGCGGCGCAGGCCCCGCCCGGCCCCGGGGGCCCTCTCGGAGCGGAGTTCGAAGATGGTCGAGCGAATGATCTTGATGGTTTCGTCGAGGTCGTCCACGGCCCTGCCCACCCGGTCGGCCGCCTCCGGCCGGTCGATGAGCCGCCCGGCGCTCTGCAGCGTCATACCGGTCGCGAACAGCCGTTGAATGGCCAGGTCGTGGAGGTCGCGCGCGATGCGGTCGCGGTCGTGCAGCAGTGCCACCTGCTCGGCCTCCTTCCGGTGACGGCCGAGTTCCAGAGCGAGCGCCGCCTGTCCGGCGAACCCGGACACGAGCCGCACCTCGCTGGCGTCGAAGGGCGGCCGGCCGGCTGACCGGCTCAGCCGCAGGGCGCCCGAAGTGTTCTCGCCTACCGTCAGGGGGACCGCTACGACCGGGCCGCTTCCCTGGCCGAAGTCGGGCAGGGCGTAGGCGCGGGGGTCCGTACGGATGTCCCTCGTCACGACGGGCTCGCCGGTTCT includes:
- a CDS encoding Rv1733c family protein, with translation MRTAKRWWRWRRNPLRRRVDVLEAWLGLLTALLLAVGAPAAGFGAASWAYETQSRTVREQQRTRHPVPAVLMQDVTARRSQQAGAADGGYPTKVRWKAPDGSFHTGDTKVSAGQRKGTRITVWVLHNGRLTEKPLDHNDALSTATATGIWAATGTGTAVFSVAWWIRRILERRRLDAWEREWGEVGPMWRRRTG
- a CDS encoding substrate-binding domain-containing protein, with amino-acid sequence MGRLGGRLRHRAATLPRGRSKALFVHSDSEAIGMVERAPDRGLTVRGGLAVVSYDDEVAAASGPPLTAVRTQRRRLGSQAAETVLARMADPTKRPTHCLELWPTLAVRASCGGEERASSSSDG
- a CDS encoding BPL-N domain-containing protein translates to MPDRESSVGPRAAVMDRRRLLFGILPAAALLVTGCARSDADERKARPPLALVYNGPQGCTDCAPAVADLLRRAPRPFEVTYVGPGTGKPLTASALAAAQLYVQPGGGADLARTWRDLRDSADVVRDWIRAGGSYLGLCFGGYLAGRDPGFDLLPGDTYGYAGSPGSSVPDDRDTVVKVDWQGKPRHMYFQDGPAFLLDDGADATVLATYESGAAAVVVAPYGKGRVGVSGPHPEADASWYAAEELRNPDGVRFDLAHELIEATTGRR
- a CDS encoding GAF domain-containing sensor histidine kinase encodes the protein MTDRADGSARPTPLPLPQLRLDALLEELQSRLDAARTVQSRMYSLLEAVLGVGRELELSEVLRHIVQAAATLTKAEYGALGTVGQGAYLSDFLPVGMTDELIARIGPLPEGHGILGELIRHPESLRLADLTQHPASHGFPEHHPAMRTFLGVPIRVRGEVFGNLYLTEKRDGALFDADDEAVVSTLAVAAGVAIDNARLYHESLRREQRLEALGEITRSLLSGAGIDEVLGLIARRSLEVAQADSAAVLLPRDADGLTVEVASGAGAALMADAVIPSQGSLVGLAARTGEPVVTRDIRTDPRAYALPDFGQGSGPVVAVPLTVGENTSGALRLSRSAGRPPFDASEVRLVSGFAGQAALALELGRHRKEAEQVALLHDRDRIARDLHDLAIQRLFATGMTLQSAGRLIDRPEAADRVGRAVDDLDETIKIIRSTIFELRSERAPGAGRGLRRLVADVVTAAAEPLGFSPSLKTEGRIDTDIPAAAGEHVLAVLAEVLSNVARHADARHADITLSVADEVVLEVVDDGTGIGGSAAGSGLGNIQQRAELLGGQADVQDRGPTGTHGTRVTWRIPLQPA
- a CDS encoding NIPSNAP family protein; amino-acid sequence: MEYVIDPAKTESFERFGRRWMELVDKHGGTHHGYFLPAEGASDKALALFSFPSLAAYEEYRSLFGKDAEFIDADRIRDESGCVLRYERTFMRPLLPGSPRPAPPA